Proteins from one Bradyrhizobium roseum genomic window:
- a CDS encoding AMP-binding protein — MTLSSFRRNFDTTQLKRNDDEGDQFLDRINVVLVVCMICGVDAHRTIASMLRYRSSCQPNHIAYRFLADDGVGCAAVTYRELDEAAQRVAAWVQSSNTSGMPIPLIFSAGLEFISAFYGCLYAENCVVPLSLPGVAEGASRIRAALDEVRPSVVLVASKVRERLHRELADESGKPVFDLVPFGEAADCSARWREPRFDGGGLALLQFTSGSVASPRGVKISHRNLLHNIGLMSKASHAGADSIGVSWLPHFHDMGLIGGILMPMYAGFPVTLMSPSSFVRRPIRWLETISKTQATISGAPNFGYEHCLREIRREDLHSLDLSSWRTAFSGAEPVRPATMARFSEKFAGAGFRKEALFPCYGLAEATLMVSGQHWSDASEQKFSRSSLQDGVARVVKDDSDCTALVSSGPVLEGHRVLIVDPKTGSVCRDGDVGEVWIDSESVGEGYWNRPDESIETFQARPSGADEGFFLKTGDLGFIWRGELFIAGRQKDLLIIRGVNFYPQDIERAIEAAVPTLRAGFGAAFTVECDREEKLVIVYELDKASREPNGEFDCIGATLARRFGLQVHAIALIKRNRIPRTTSGKIKRQKCRSDFVDGKLPIIAEWRNPAERERVEVSMSLWDIDPSEAAEEKKVGAVLREHIAGLLGIEADTISDGKSVYDLGIDSLSAAQLQNKIEQSLKVRLDVADLLVAGTIREIVLVLVEKMNDTTRRKSADLVDGMFERVLNLPDDEVARLLSLEEGAVRG; from the coding sequence TTGACTCTCTCATCGTTTCGGCGAAACTTCGATACAACGCAACTTAAGCGGAATGACGACGAAGGTGATCAATTCCTTGATCGCATCAACGTCGTACTGGTGGTTTGCATGATCTGCGGCGTCGACGCTCATCGAACAATCGCCAGCATGCTTCGCTATCGCTCATCGTGCCAACCGAATCACATCGCGTATCGCTTTCTCGCGGACGATGGAGTCGGCTGTGCGGCGGTTACTTATCGAGAGCTCGATGAAGCGGCTCAACGGGTTGCGGCATGGGTGCAGTCGTCAAACACTTCGGGCATGCCGATTCCGTTGATATTCTCGGCGGGGCTGGAGTTCATTTCTGCCTTCTACGGCTGCCTTTATGCTGAAAACTGCGTTGTTCCACTCAGTCTTCCAGGTGTTGCAGAAGGCGCAAGTCGAATCCGCGCGGCGCTGGACGAGGTTCGTCCGTCGGTGGTTCTCGTCGCCAGCAAGGTGAGGGAGCGCCTTCATCGAGAGCTCGCAGATGAATCCGGGAAGCCGGTATTTGATTTGGTTCCATTCGGAGAGGCAGCTGATTGTAGTGCGCGATGGCGGGAACCTCGGTTCGACGGGGGTGGTCTGGCTCTTTTACAGTTCACGTCTGGATCGGTTGCATCTCCCAGGGGCGTTAAGATCTCGCACCGTAATCTGCTGCATAACATTGGCTTGATGTCGAAAGCTTCGCACGCTGGTGCGGATAGCATCGGGGTGAGTTGGCTGCCTCATTTCCACGATATGGGCTTGATTGGCGGGATATTGATGCCGATGTATGCCGGCTTCCCGGTTACGTTGATGTCGCCATCGTCGTTTGTTCGTCGGCCGATCCGGTGGCTGGAAACAATCTCGAAAACGCAAGCGACGATCAGTGGCGCGCCGAATTTCGGCTATGAGCATTGTCTTCGGGAAATCAGGCGCGAAGACCTCCACTCGCTTGATTTGTCGTCGTGGCGTACCGCGTTTTCCGGCGCGGAGCCCGTTCGCCCGGCCACGATGGCGCGGTTTTCCGAGAAATTCGCTGGCGCAGGCTTCCGCAAGGAAGCGCTGTTTCCATGTTACGGCCTGGCTGAAGCCACCCTCATGGTTAGTGGGCAACATTGGAGCGATGCGAGTGAGCAGAAATTCTCGCGATCGTCCCTGCAAGACGGAGTTGCGCGAGTTGTTAAGGACGATAGCGATTGCACGGCGTTGGTGTCATCGGGACCGGTTCTGGAGGGGCACCGCGTGCTCATCGTCGATCCCAAGACGGGGAGCGTGTGCAGGGACGGCGACGTCGGCGAGGTGTGGATCGATAGCGAAAGCGTAGGAGAGGGGTATTGGAACCGCCCGGACGAGAGCATCGAGACGTTCCAAGCCCGGCCAAGCGGGGCGGATGAAGGGTTTTTCCTGAAAACCGGTGATCTCGGATTCATATGGCGTGGCGAGCTGTTCATCGCCGGCAGGCAGAAGGATCTTTTGATCATCCGCGGTGTGAACTTCTACCCGCAGGATATCGAGCGCGCCATCGAGGCAGCCGTTCCAACGTTGCGTGCAGGCTTTGGCGCCGCATTTACGGTCGAGTGCGATCGAGAAGAAAAACTCGTGATCGTCTATGAACTGGACAAGGCGTCGCGAGAGCCGAACGGAGAGTTCGATTGTATCGGCGCGACGCTCGCCCGGCGATTTGGACTGCAGGTGCACGCCATCGCGCTGATCAAGCGGAACAGGATCCCGAGAACGACCAGCGGAAAGATCAAGCGGCAGAAGTGCAGGTCGGACTTCGTAGATGGCAAGCTTCCGATCATCGCCGAGTGGAGGAATCCTGCCGAACGAGAGCGAGTAGAAGTCAGCATGTCCCTCTGGGATATCGATCCGTCTGAGGCTGCCGAAGAAAAGAAGGTTGGCGCGGTTCTCAGGGAGCATATAGCCGGGTTGCTCGGGATCGAGGCCGACACAATCTCCGACGGAAAATCGGTCTACGATCTTGGAATCGATTCACTCTCGGCTGCACAATTACAGAACAAGATTGAGCAGAGTCTGAAGGTCAGGCTCGATGTGGCGGATCTGCTGGTTGCCGGAACGATAAGAGAAATCGTCCTCGTACTGGTTGAAAAGATGAACGACACGACACGGCGGAAGTCTGCCGATCTCGTCGATGGGATGTTCGAGCGGGTTTTGAACCTGCCGGACGATGAGGTCGCGCGTCTGCTGTCGTTGGAGGAAGGCGCAGTTCGGGGGTAG
- a CDS encoding non-ribosomal peptide synthetase — protein MNKRQDFGILSDERRRLLESLLRKQGIDPVSLPIMRQQRGQSVPAACAQQGLLFTAELVDGNPAYNIGALARLSGSLNPTDLQRSLQEVVRRHEALRTHFEIISGQGIQVIDALDAFQLKRLDLSGVDERRWDDEVRRLAREDVSRAFDLSRGPLFRATLIQLSRKDHALLVTMHHIVSDGWSIGLLVQEVATLYEAYSQGQLSPLTELTIQYADYAVWQQGWLKHGSFEKQIGYWKTRLQGAPVALDLPTDRVRPAVASFAGDTANFALPRKLSTELVELARREEVTLYMVLLAAYQLLLKRYSGQDDIVVGSPIAGRSRPELQQLIGYFVNMLAMRTDLAGDPPFSELLKRVKDVALGAYSHQDLPFEKLVEELHPVRDLSRQPVFQVLFALQPGMVPVNAFAGLQLTRYEEIKASSKYDLSLYLTANDGVIEGHFEYSKDLFDRSTIERMAGHFGVLLEGIVAQPEARLSELPLLGAAERRQLIQDWNATQAALSCGETLPERFAGQVARTPEAVAVVYENDRLTYRELDRRSNQLAHHLRELGVGPEVVVGLCVERSLEMVVALFGILKAGGAYLPLDPSYPVDRLAYMMSDAKTPVVVTQRHLAGRLPDHDGRTVQIDVEWETIAQYPNSAPPNTAVPGNAAYVIYTSGSTGKPKGVVVTHDAVGNFLNHMAATPGIDASDVLAAVTPISFDIAGLEVYLPLVVGARVVIISRRVSTDGALLKEALGASGATILQATPSTWRLLIEAGWAAAQPLKVLCGGEALPTDLAGCLIERSTSIWNLYGPTETTIWSTVSRVGVKNGVRIGRPISNTQLYILDQRGHVVPTGVPGELYIGGAGLARGYFGRPDLTAERFVPSPFGAGERLYRTGDLVRYLADGDLEYLGRLDHQVKLRGYRIELGEIEAALLAHEAVAQAVVVAHEDSSGNTRLVAHVVPQQMPPSVKPAMPFGVFYFAEGGSGDQGSNIYRLYLESARRADELGLAAVWTPERHFTTVAASYPNPSILAAAIAASTSRVQLRAGSVVLPLHDPLRVAEEWAVVDNLSGGRVGIAFASGWLADDFVFAPERYDDRTRITAAMIAEVQQLWRGESITRRNGAGKSINIRTRPRPVQNHLPTWLTTSGSSRSFEAAGALGVNVLTGLLNQSIEELAENITKYRQKLASEGFDSSKSTVTVMLHTFVTQDEQIALSLSREPLRKYLASHAQLRERLLGEGGLGADVGELDNNLMLDELLKRYVGHISLLGSPSSCVGLVERLHSIGVNEIACLIDFGISDDEVLDNLANIKRLQDVSDLRLRRAELQEGLGRVLPAYMVPNDIVVLDRLPLTANGKIDRRELSAQFAPQKDRTAYVAPRTITEQKLGEIWADVLNQPTPGILENFFELGGHSLQAIRLVDHIRKKMGVDLSLRQLFEAPTIQSLAHRIDESPASATVPDASQIIPDETGRFLPFPLTDIQQAYWIGRGGAFPLGNIGAHSYFEFDARGLDVDRFRSALIRVIDRHDMLRAVILPSGEQQVLRQVPPYKVEIDDFRWLTEQERGGRLESLRAQMSHQLFDASRWPLFEIRAAHLPGGVVRVFVSFDILIGDAWSFAIFNRDLKEFYGDSDKEISRPACGFRDYVLAKRRLEISDATARARRYWDERLDNFPPAPNLPLTQDVRRVGRPEFVRLSRTFAAKDWQALQMHAKAASVTPATVLLTRFSDVLALFSGQSHFAINMILFDRKPLHSAVAEIIGDFTSMNLLEVRHSDSMIFASRARALQEQLWRDLDHSAVSGVQVLRMLAQRMGKPVLMPVVFTSLLGADGNRAEELLASSEQTFNLTQTPQVMLDCQVSEHNGELIIAWDFVTSLFPTGMIEAMLDVYWRSLTGLASSADQWQQADPLRLPEEQITRRAAVNATEKPIPRLVLHDKFLEHVRLQPQAIALQAEERQMTYAELERESRSLAARLVKKGTRSNTLVAIAMEKGWEQLVAVLAILRAGAAYLPVDPHLPETRIGFLLANGEVRTVLTQSWIADRIRWPDDVTLFVVTETDGSEIECRLPEVGPSDVAYVIYTSGSTGNPKGVVIEHQAALNTVLDVNQRCGINADDKVFALSSLSFDLSVYDIFGPLSAGAVVVLPGRLATMDSGLWLDTVALSEVTVWNSVPALLDLLVEEAIDRKVRLPNLRLAMLSGDWISLELPAKARRVAPTLAVFAMGGATEAAIWSNYRWVDEIDPGWSSIPYGYPLANQFYEVLNEAFEPCPNWVEGDLYIGGRGLARGYWSDVERTAQSFIVHPRTGNRLYRTGDRGRYLPNGEIEFLGRRDLQVKVQGHRIELSEVEQAMLRHPEVRAAVVQMQGERFGTKRLLAYVVAPREFEVDTLRAFVSGKLPDYMVPAVFIRLDHLPLSPNGKVDRMALPEILPASLSDDQASAPRDEIERFISAVWGEVLEIEAPSIHSNFFELGGQSISLMHIRRILQSKFNREIPAAVFFERPTISALAEFFRGGNGGGDLRQSQSRGEIRRKRILRKGQIEASVVAKVSPASEEYADLLARVYQSPNSWRAHVQRDAILPSLSDDLAREEFKSRRAGIRTGISESTIDLPDIIGPDAVTLGRRRSARDFRESTIEVAELAQLLGNLRSVGTNGTVKYRYASAGGLYPVQLYLGIHKAGEQRGRVRLGSGSYYYNPDRHALQLISELEPSTSLMHLPINRPVFNKASFSLFLIGDQGAIAPVYGGEGLRFALIEAGMICQLLDDAAGSCGIGLCHVGGVDFEPYRQQFQLGPQHVLLHAYLGGAHKAESQ, from the coding sequence GTGAACAAGCGACAGGATTTCGGCATCCTCTCGGACGAGAGGAGGAGGCTTCTCGAAAGCCTACTGAGAAAGCAGGGCATAGATCCGGTCTCGCTGCCGATCATGCGGCAACAGAGAGGCCAGAGCGTCCCCGCGGCATGTGCACAGCAGGGGCTCCTGTTTACGGCAGAACTGGTCGACGGTAACCCGGCCTACAATATCGGTGCCCTTGCCCGGCTTAGTGGATCGCTGAATCCGACCGATCTGCAGAGAAGCCTTCAGGAGGTTGTACGTCGGCACGAGGCGCTGCGGACGCATTTCGAGATAATAAGTGGGCAAGGCATTCAGGTGATCGATGCCCTCGATGCGTTTCAGCTTAAGCGGTTGGACCTGTCTGGGGTCGATGAGCGCAGGTGGGACGACGAAGTTCGCCGCCTGGCGCGAGAGGATGTTTCGCGTGCTTTCGACCTGTCACGGGGTCCGTTGTTTCGGGCAACGCTGATCCAGCTCAGTCGTAAAGATCACGCGTTGTTGGTGACAATGCATCACATCGTCTCGGATGGCTGGTCGATTGGGCTGTTAGTCCAGGAGGTCGCAACGCTTTACGAGGCATATAGCCAAGGTCAACTGTCGCCACTAACGGAGCTTACGATCCAGTATGCGGACTATGCAGTCTGGCAGCAAGGCTGGCTGAAGCACGGTTCGTTTGAGAAGCAAATTGGTTATTGGAAAACGCGACTGCAGGGTGCGCCGGTTGCGCTTGATTTGCCGACAGATCGTGTAAGGCCGGCGGTTGCAAGTTTTGCCGGAGATACGGCCAACTTTGCGCTGCCGCGGAAGCTATCGACGGAACTGGTCGAGCTGGCCCGTCGTGAAGAGGTCACGTTGTACATGGTGCTTCTGGCGGCGTATCAGCTGTTGCTGAAGCGTTACAGCGGACAGGACGATATAGTTGTGGGGTCTCCGATTGCGGGGCGGTCGCGCCCGGAACTCCAGCAACTGATAGGCTACTTCGTCAACATGCTGGCGATGCGGACGGATCTGGCTGGGGATCCTCCGTTCAGCGAACTTCTTAAACGGGTGAAGGACGTCGCGCTTGGTGCCTACTCACATCAGGATCTTCCCTTTGAGAAGCTTGTCGAAGAACTGCACCCGGTTCGTGATCTGAGTCGCCAGCCGGTTTTTCAGGTGTTGTTCGCGCTTCAGCCCGGTATGGTGCCGGTCAATGCCTTTGCCGGACTTCAGCTCACGCGCTACGAAGAGATAAAGGCGTCGTCAAAGTATGACCTATCGCTATATCTGACGGCAAATGACGGGGTCATTGAAGGACACTTCGAATATTCGAAGGACCTATTCGACCGCAGCACGATCGAGCGGATGGCAGGCCATTTCGGGGTTCTGCTTGAGGGCATCGTTGCCCAGCCCGAGGCGCGGTTATCCGAGCTTCCACTGCTGGGTGCCGCGGAGCGACGACAGCTAATCCAGGACTGGAACGCAACGCAGGCCGCGCTTTCGTGTGGGGAAACCCTGCCTGAACGGTTTGCCGGGCAGGTTGCGCGGACGCCAGAGGCGGTGGCGGTTGTTTATGAAAATGATCGTCTGACCTACCGCGAGCTTGACCGGCGTTCGAACCAGCTGGCGCATCATTTGCGCGAGCTCGGTGTGGGGCCGGAAGTGGTTGTCGGGCTCTGTGTTGAACGTTCGCTGGAGATGGTGGTTGCTCTGTTCGGAATCCTGAAAGCAGGGGGGGCGTATCTGCCTCTGGATCCAAGCTACCCGGTGGATCGCCTAGCCTACATGATGTCAGATGCAAAGACGCCGGTTGTCGTGACCCAGCGGCATCTGGCCGGGCGGTTGCCGGATCACGATGGTCGGACGGTGCAGATCGACGTCGAGTGGGAAACAATCGCGCAGTATCCCAACTCCGCGCCCCCGAACACCGCAGTTCCGGGTAATGCTGCCTACGTCATCTACACCTCGGGTTCAACGGGGAAGCCCAAAGGCGTTGTGGTGACACATGACGCCGTTGGCAATTTCCTGAACCACATGGCAGCAACGCCCGGCATTGATGCGTCCGACGTGCTGGCGGCGGTCACGCCGATCTCTTTCGATATCGCGGGGCTTGAAGTCTACCTTCCGCTTGTGGTGGGGGCTCGCGTCGTCATTATTTCGCGTCGGGTCAGCACCGACGGGGCGCTGCTGAAGGAGGCGCTTGGTGCCTCTGGTGCCACGATCTTGCAGGCAACCCCATCGACTTGGCGCTTGTTGATCGAAGCTGGTTGGGCCGCTGCACAGCCGCTCAAGGTCTTGTGCGGCGGCGAGGCGCTGCCGACCGACCTGGCCGGGTGTCTGATCGAACGCTCCACTTCGATCTGGAATCTTTACGGTCCCACCGAGACGACAATCTGGTCGACAGTAAGCCGCGTCGGTGTGAAAAACGGCGTCAGGATCGGCCGTCCGATATCAAACACGCAGCTCTATATACTCGACCAGCGCGGTCATGTTGTTCCCACCGGCGTTCCTGGCGAGCTTTATATCGGCGGAGCAGGACTCGCGCGAGGCTATTTTGGCCGCCCGGATCTGACGGCGGAGCGGTTTGTGCCGAGCCCGTTCGGAGCAGGCGAGCGGCTCTATCGTACCGGAGATCTCGTCCGCTATCTGGCCGATGGCGATCTCGAATATCTTGGTCGGCTCGATCATCAGGTGAAATTGCGCGGCTACAGGATCGAGCTCGGCGAGATCGAGGCCGCGCTTCTCGCGCATGAAGCTGTGGCGCAGGCGGTCGTCGTTGCGCATGAGGACAGCTCAGGTAACACGCGTCTCGTCGCTCATGTGGTGCCGCAGCAGATGCCACCGTCAGTGAAGCCCGCAATGCCCTTCGGCGTATTTTATTTCGCCGAAGGTGGCAGCGGCGATCAGGGATCGAATATCTATCGCTTGTATCTTGAAAGCGCCAGGCGCGCCGACGAACTAGGCCTTGCTGCGGTGTGGACGCCTGAACGGCATTTCACCACGGTTGCGGCGTCCTACCCGAACCCTTCTATTCTTGCCGCTGCGATCGCTGCGTCGACCAGCCGTGTGCAGTTGAGGGCAGGGAGCGTCGTTCTGCCGCTGCACGACCCCCTGCGTGTGGCAGAGGAATGGGCGGTGGTCGACAACCTCTCCGGCGGCCGGGTTGGAATTGCTTTTGCATCGGGCTGGCTGGCTGATGATTTCGTCTTTGCGCCGGAACGATACGACGATCGGACTCGGATCACCGCCGCCATGATTGCCGAAGTGCAACAGCTCTGGCGCGGCGAATCGATCACCCGGCGCAACGGCGCCGGAAAGTCGATCAACATTCGGACGCGGCCTCGTCCCGTCCAGAACCATCTGCCCACCTGGCTGACGACCTCCGGATCGAGCCGGAGCTTTGAGGCGGCCGGCGCTTTGGGTGTCAATGTGCTCACAGGCCTCCTGAATCAGTCGATCGAGGAGCTTGCGGAGAACATTACAAAGTATCGACAGAAGCTCGCATCCGAAGGGTTTGATTCTTCCAAATCTACCGTGACGGTGATGCTGCATACTTTCGTCACGCAGGACGAGCAGATTGCCTTGTCTCTCTCTCGTGAACCTCTGCGCAAATATCTGGCCTCGCACGCCCAACTGAGAGAACGGCTCCTTGGCGAGGGTGGTCTGGGCGCGGACGTTGGCGAGCTCGACAACAATCTCATGCTGGACGAACTGCTGAAGCGCTACGTTGGGCATATTTCCCTTCTCGGATCGCCGTCGAGCTGCGTCGGGCTCGTCGAGCGCCTCCACTCGATCGGCGTCAATGAAATAGCCTGTCTTATCGATTTTGGCATATCCGACGACGAAGTCCTCGACAATCTGGCCAACATCAAGCGGCTGCAGGATGTAAGCGATCTGCGCTTGCGACGGGCCGAATTGCAGGAAGGGCTCGGCCGGGTGCTGCCCGCCTATATGGTGCCCAATGACATTGTCGTGCTGGATCGGCTGCCGCTTACGGCAAACGGGAAGATTGACCGGCGAGAACTGTCAGCGCAGTTTGCCCCGCAGAAGGATCGTACCGCTTATGTCGCTCCTAGGACGATCACAGAGCAGAAGCTCGGTGAGATTTGGGCAGACGTCCTGAATCAGCCGACGCCCGGCATACTGGAGAACTTCTTCGAACTTGGCGGTCATTCACTGCAAGCGATCCGGCTCGTCGACCACATTCGAAAGAAAATGGGCGTGGACCTCTCGCTACGGCAATTGTTCGAGGCGCCGACGATCCAGTCACTTGCGCATCGCATCGACGAGTCGCCCGCAAGCGCCACGGTTCCGGACGCGTCGCAGATAATTCCTGACGAGACCGGCCGCTTCCTGCCGTTTCCGTTGACCGATATCCAACAGGCCTACTGGATCGGTCGCGGTGGTGCCTTTCCGCTCGGAAATATCGGCGCCCATAGCTATTTCGAGTTCGATGCGCGCGGTCTCGATGTTGATCGATTCCGCAGCGCTCTGATCCGTGTCATCGATCGGCACGACATGCTGCGCGCCGTAATTCTCCCGTCAGGTGAACAACAGGTTCTGCGGCAAGTTCCGCCATACAAAGTCGAGATCGATGATTTCAGGTGGCTGACCGAACAAGAGCGCGGCGGACGACTGGAGTCCTTGCGAGCGCAGATGTCCCATCAGCTGTTCGACGCTTCTCGATGGCCGCTATTTGAAATCCGGGCGGCGCATTTGCCGGGCGGCGTGGTCCGGGTATTCGTGAGCTTTGACATTCTCATAGGCGATGCCTGGAGCTTCGCCATCTTCAATCGCGATCTCAAGGAATTCTATGGTGATTCGGACAAGGAGATTAGTCGCCCGGCTTGCGGATTTCGGGATTATGTCCTGGCAAAACGCAGGCTCGAAATCTCTGACGCAACCGCTCGGGCGCGTCGATACTGGGATGAACGGCTAGACAATTTTCCACCGGCCCCGAACCTGCCGCTGACCCAGGATGTCCGGCGCGTCGGCAGACCTGAATTCGTGCGGCTTTCAAGAACGTTCGCCGCGAAGGACTGGCAAGCGCTGCAGATGCACGCCAAGGCCGCATCGGTCACCCCGGCGACTGTATTGCTTACGAGGTTTTCCGATGTCCTGGCACTATTCAGCGGGCAGTCTCATTTTGCCATCAACATGATCCTGTTCGATCGCAAGCCGCTTCATTCTGCCGTCGCCGAAATCATCGGCGATTTCACATCCATGAACCTGCTGGAAGTGAGGCATTCAGACTCGATGATATTTGCATCGCGAGCCCGCGCATTGCAGGAGCAGTTGTGGAGGGACCTGGACCACAGCGCGGTCAGCGGTGTGCAGGTCCTTCGCATGCTTGCCCAACGGATGGGTAAACCGGTCCTGATGCCGGTTGTATTCACTAGCCTGCTCGGTGCCGACGGGAACCGCGCCGAAGAGCTTCTGGCTTCTTCCGAACAGACGTTCAACCTGACGCAGACACCGCAGGTGATGCTGGATTGCCAGGTATCGGAGCACAACGGCGAGCTTATTATTGCTTGGGACTTCGTGACGTCACTGTTTCCGACGGGCATGATTGAAGCGATGCTGGATGTCTACTGGAGATCCTTGACGGGCCTCGCGTCGAGCGCGGATCAATGGCAACAAGCCGATCCCTTGAGGCTGCCAGAGGAGCAGATCACGAGGCGGGCGGCGGTCAATGCAACGGAAAAGCCGATCCCACGGTTGGTCTTGCACGATAAATTCCTTGAGCACGTCAGGTTGCAGCCGCAGGCCATTGCCCTTCAAGCCGAAGAGCGACAGATGACCTATGCCGAGCTGGAACGTGAGTCGCGCTCCTTGGCGGCCCGTCTGGTTAAAAAGGGAACTCGGTCCAATACTCTTGTCGCAATCGCAATGGAAAAGGGATGGGAGCAACTCGTTGCAGTCCTTGCGATACTACGTGCAGGAGCCGCCTACCTTCCCGTCGATCCTCATCTGCCGGAGACACGAATCGGATTTCTGCTCGCCAATGGCGAGGTCAGGACGGTTCTTACCCAATCGTGGATTGCAGATCGGATCCGTTGGCCAGACGATGTGACACTGTTTGTCGTTACGGAAACTGACGGCAGCGAAATTGAATGTCGTCTTCCAGAGGTAGGCCCGTCGGACGTCGCCTATGTGATCTACACTTCTGGCTCGACGGGGAATCCGAAGGGCGTCGTTATCGAACATCAGGCCGCGCTCAACACGGTTCTCGATGTCAATCAGCGCTGCGGCATAAATGCAGACGACAAGGTATTTGCGCTCTCCTCGTTGAGCTTTGATCTTTCCGTCTACGATATCTTTGGTCCGCTTTCCGCGGGTGCTGTGGTGGTCCTGCCGGGCAGGTTGGCGACGATGGATTCCGGTCTTTGGCTAGACACTGTAGCATTATCGGAAGTAACGGTTTGGAATTCGGTACCAGCGCTGCTCGATCTGCTTGTGGAAGAGGCGATTGACCGGAAGGTTCGGCTGCCGAACCTGCGCTTGGCGATGCTGAGCGGAGACTGGATATCGCTTGAGTTGCCGGCGAAAGCCAGACGCGTTGCGCCAACCCTGGCCGTGTTTGCTATGGGCGGCGCGACTGAAGCCGCGATCTGGTCGAACTACAGATGGGTTGACGAGATTGATCCAGGCTGGTCCAGCATCCCCTACGGCTACCCTCTCGCCAATCAGTTCTATGAGGTTCTTAATGAGGCTTTTGAGCCGTGTCCGAATTGGGTGGAAGGAGATCTCTATATCGGCGGGCGCGGTCTTGCGAGAGGCTATTGGAGCGACGTCGAGCGAACCGCCCAGAGCTTCATCGTGCATCCTCGAACGGGGAATCGGCTCTACCGGACTGGAGATCGCGGGAGATATCTTCCGAATGGCGAGATCGAATTTCTTGGCCGTCGAGATTTGCAGGTCAAAGTCCAAGGACATCGCATAGAACTGTCCGAAGTCGAGCAGGCAATGTTGCGCCATCCTGAAGTACGGGCTGCTGTTGTGCAGATGCAAGGCGAAAGGTTCGGCACAAAGCGGCTGCTCGCCTATGTCGTTGCACCCCGCGAGTTCGAGGTGGATACGCTTCGAGCGTTTGTTTCCGGGAAACTTCCTGACTACATGGTTCCAGCCGTGTTCATCCGCCTGGACCACCTTCCGCTATCGCCGAATGGAAAGGTCGACCGCATGGCACTTCCGGAAATCCTCCCAGCTTCGCTTAGCGATGATCAGGCATCCGCGCCTCGCGATGAGATCGAGCGGTTCATCTCGGCGGTGTGGGGTGAAGTACTCGAAATTGAAGCGCCGAGCATTCACAGCAATTTCTTCGAGCTAGGCGGGCAATCTATCTCGCTGATGCACATCCGCCGGATCCTGCAATCGAAGTTCAACCGCGAGATCCCTGCTGCTGTTTTCTTCGAACGTCCAACGATATCGGCGCTGGCTGAATTCTTCCGGGGGGGCAACGGCGGAGGCGACCTTCGTCAGAGCCAGTCGCGTGGTGAAATTCGACGCAAGCGGATTCTTCGAAAAGGCCAGATCGAAGCTTCTGTTGTAGCTAAGGTGAGCCCCGCAAGCGAGGAGTACGCTGATCTTCTGGCAAGAGTCTATCAATCGCCGAATTCCTGGCGGGCCCATGTCCAGCGCGATGCCATCCTGCCGTCGCTGAGTGACGACCTCGCACGTGAAGAGTTCAAGAGCAGGCGAGCAGGTATTCGGACAGGAATTTCAGAATCCACGATAGATCTGCCGGATATTATTGGTCCTGACGCGGTGACGTTGGGTCGAAGACGCAGTGCGCGAGATTTTCGGGAATCGACGATTGAAGTCGCCGAGCTAGCGCAATTACTGGGTAATTTGCGTAGTGTGGGCACGAACGGTACGGTGAAGTACCGCTATGCGTCGGCTGGCGGGCTCTATCCTGTGCAGCTGTATCTGGGAATTCACAAAGCTGGCGAGCAAAGAGGACGTGTGCGGCTTGGCAGTGGCAGCTACTACTACAATCCGGATCGGCACGCATTGCAATTGATCAGCGAGTTGGAGCCTTCCACGTCATTGATGCACTTGCCGATTAATCGACCCGTTTTCAACAAGGCGTCGTTCTCTCTTTTCCTTATCGGCGATCAAGGGGCGATCGCTCCGGTCTATGGTGGAGAGGGTTTGCGGTTTGCATTGATCGAAGCTGGCATGATCTGCCAGTTGCTCGACGACGCGGCGGGCAGTTGCGGCATTGGTTTATGTCATGTGGGCGGGGTCGATTTCGAACCTTACCGGCAGCAGTTCCAGCTTGGGCCGCAGCACGTTCTGCTTCACGCCTATCTCGGTGGGGCGCACAAGGCAGAGTCTCAGTAG